One Planctomycetota bacterium genomic region harbors:
- a CDS encoding prepilin-type N-terminal cleavage/methylation domain-containing protein, with the protein MPGRNVIQVTFAVFRRFRRTRRRIPRSQTARRCHTLHVVRGCGQGLCFNQRNLEEVLPMRQNKMTKAACRGFTLVELLVVIGIIALLISILLPSLQRARESANSVKCLSNQRSFTQALLIFVADRKDGEFIDSEIRRGAFPTGNGQGSVPKILSDLGYLNLQEDPEIIFCPSAADPGIQIATQPNLLHGTAQTHWIRDFTADGRGFDPANPLDNPTFSEGSYAMNGWLIYTKQTPGSGTFTSGDVIRDLRVQGGPRDSIIDEMFYGKIARVRDSVNTPVIGDGVWSEAFAYEGEGGEYTLKSPDDINPWPFASSEAITGENSQINRFHIARHGNGINMAFADGHAEKIDNLNNIWRLKHHGAWDEDLVDPDIQAEW; encoded by the coding sequence TTGCCGGGCCGCAACGTGATCCAGGTCACTTTTGCAGTTTTTCGGCGTTTTCGTCGTACCAGACGCAGAATCCCACGATCACAAACGGCAAGGCGATGCCACACCCTGCATGTTGTTCGGGGTTGTGGACAGGGTTTATGTTTCAATCAACGAAACCTTGAGGAGGTTCTCCCCATGCGTCAAAACAAAATGACCAAAGCCGCCTGTCGCGGCTTCACACTCGTCGAGCTGCTCGTGGTGATCGGAATCATCGCGCTGCTCATTTCCATCCTGCTCCCCTCGTTGCAACGAGCTCGCGAGTCGGCGAACTCGGTCAAGTGCCTTAGCAATCAGCGCTCGTTCACACAGGCGTTACTGATTTTCGTCGCCGACCGCAAGGACGGCGAGTTCATTGACTCGGAGATTCGTCGCGGCGCCTTCCCAACCGGAAACGGTCAGGGATCGGTGCCCAAGATTCTGAGTGACCTCGGGTATCTCAATCTGCAGGAAGACCCTGAGATCATCTTCTGCCCGTCCGCGGCCGATCCCGGCATCCAGATCGCAACGCAGCCGAACTTGCTGCACGGCACCGCTCAAACCCACTGGATTCGCGACTTCACAGCTGACGGTAGGGGCTTTGACCCGGCCAATCCGCTGGACAACCCGACGTTCTCCGAGGGCAGCTACGCCATGAACGGGTGGCTGATCTACACCAAGCAGACACCCGGCTCGGGCACCTTTACCTCCGGCGATGTGATTCGGGATCTGCGCGTTCAGGGTGGCCCGCGCGACTCGATCATCGACGAGATGTTCTATGGAAAGATCGCTCGCGTTCGTGACTCGGTGAACACCCCAGTCATCGGTGACGGCGTATGGTCCGAAGCATTCGCTTACGAAGGCGAAGGCGGTGAGTACACGCTCAAATCGCCTGATGACATCAACCCGTGGCCGTTTGCCAGTTCCGAGGCAATCACCGGCGAAAACAGCCAGATCAATCGCTTTCACATCGCTCGGCATGGCAATGGGATCAACATGGCCTTTGCAGATGGTCATGCCGAAAAAATCGACAACCTGAACAACATCTGGCGTCTCAAGCACCACGGTGCATGGGATGAAGACTTGGTCGATCCTGACATCCAAGCCGAGTGGTAG
- a CDS encoding PEP-CTERM sorting domain-containing protein, producing MQLSKTLLAAATVATFGLASTASAQIFSDTFDRTNGSGDANGFANGTPNDSDWGSNDNGLGGTEVQTYTFDESRGGGAQQTTNGSVAQFVAGGVQVELDLAPLAPVGYTVAFDFQRAAGGTAFVGMALGLDDTDLIENTGGFNANTFLFADAANGADGAILFDAGAAAGGVGGVQVFEAGVQVQDIDEADGYTDDEAVNSVVITVDAPTGYGAGSAGVLSVSINGGASITEDILFDGVSSGFLSFYSPAVGDPTTGSFTNIDNLVVTALPIPEPATLGLLSVAGLGLMRRRR from the coding sequence ATGCAACTTAGCAAAACACTTCTCGCCGCCGCGACCGTGGCGACCTTCGGTCTGGCGTCCACCGCCAGTGCCCAAATCTTCAGCGACACCTTCGACCGCACCAACGGCAGCGGTGACGCCAATGGCTTCGCCAACGGCACCCCGAACGATTCGGACTGGGGCTCCAACGATAATGGCCTCGGCGGAACCGAAGTTCAGACGTACACCTTCGACGAGTCGCGGGGTGGTGGTGCTCAGCAGACCACCAACGGATCGGTTGCTCAATTCGTCGCTGGCGGCGTTCAAGTCGAACTCGACCTCGCACCTCTCGCCCCCGTGGGCTACACCGTTGCCTTCGACTTCCAGCGTGCCGCCGGTGGCACCGCGTTCGTCGGCATGGCGCTCGGACTCGACGACACGGACCTGATCGAGAATACCGGTGGCTTCAACGCCAACACCTTCCTGTTCGCGGATGCTGCTAACGGTGCCGACGGAGCGATTCTGTTCGATGCCGGCGCGGCCGCAGGCGGCGTTGGTGGTGTCCAAGTCTTCGAAGCGGGCGTTCAGGTTCAAGACATTGACGAAGCCGATGGCTACACCGACGACGAGGCCGTAAACTCGGTCGTGATCACCGTTGACGCCCCGACGGGCTACGGTGCCGGCTCGGCCGGTGTTCTTAGCGTTTCCATCAACGGTGGAGCTTCGATCACCGAAGACATCTTGTTCGACGGCGTGTCGAGCGGATTCCTTTCGTTCTACAGCCCAGCGGTCGGTGATCCTACCACCGGCAGCTTCACCAACATCGACAACCTCGTCGTTACCGCGCTGCCCATTCCAGAGCCGGCCACGCTTGGTCTGCTTTCGGTCGCGGGCCTCGGTCTGATGCGTCGTCGGCGCTAA
- a CDS encoding GNAT family N-acetyltransferase, with product MSLATSLDANIHGFAHKRSRTWPYVVERLSESVWVVADEPRAKARVREYFVLHDDAAAAARFVRKHAGRAPFVFCVGHTKLGRDNDIEAAYKDAGLRLFGNEGLFVRKLPPRPRRTDKHDVRRIDSVESARALAKAAKVRQLTEDEAADPDADLRVHMAVVDGKPIGWCGSVRTSKKSATTIDVYVDRNHRQRGIGKALMRAMLADDAKRGITANHLIASRLGGKLYASVSYDHIGTLACFRG from the coding sequence ATGTCCCTCGCCACCTCCCTCGACGCCAACATCCATGGCTTTGCGCACAAGCGGTCACGGACTTGGCCTTATGTGGTGGAGCGGTTGAGCGAGTCGGTGTGGGTGGTGGCGGATGAGCCGCGGGCGAAGGCGCGGGTGCGGGAGTACTTCGTGTTGCATGATGACGCGGCGGCGGCGGCGCGGTTCGTTCGGAAGCATGCCGGGCGGGCACCGTTCGTGTTTTGTGTTGGGCATACGAAGCTCGGGCGGGACAACGACATCGAAGCCGCGTACAAGGACGCAGGGCTGCGCTTGTTCGGCAACGAGGGGCTGTTCGTGCGCAAGCTGCCACCACGACCGAGGCGTACCGACAAGCACGATGTTCGCCGGATCGATTCGGTCGAATCCGCGCGGGCGTTGGCGAAGGCGGCAAAGGTGCGTCAGCTCACCGAGGACGAAGCCGCCGATCCCGACGCGGACTTGCGCGTTCACATGGCGGTTGTCGACGGAAAGCCGATCGGCTGGTGCGGATCGGTCCGCACCTCGAAGAAGAGCGCCACGACCATCGACGTCTACGTCGACCGCAACCACCGCCAGCGCGGCATCGGCAAGGCGCTCATGCGGGCCATGCTCGCCGACGACGCCAAGCGCGGCATCACCGCCAACCATCTCATCGCCAGCCGACTCGGCGGCAAGCTTTACGCCAGTGTCAGTTACGACCACATCGGCACCCTCGCCTGCTTCCGCGGCTAA
- a CDS encoding alpha-L-rhamnosidase C-terminal domain-containing protein, which translates to MPVPEELPPDHPLRSAMWIWPQGSYEVLHNIYADFRRSFVLDEVPASVSMHITADAQYVLHVNGHYVNRGPARGYQRSWPFDTHDIAEHLQIGENIIAVQVHNPGRGTFQYRHEDAAGLLCTIELPDQRIVTDESWGTRLDATHSRLTPKLSVQLGYQEHVDLTDSPPPDLVGGDASDYDWHPPRMAYVFGHEPWSGMTERGVPHLTTDIIDYEPIDGATLAFDLGRTRLGTLRLDIDAETPTELEISFVQAVDADGEPILPPKTVRNRIDMAAKLRVDAGQTHWEAFQPIGHRYLFIQASGEVRVMPTLRETIYPLDIAGTFETDDAEVDAIWEMCRETQRVCLTDAYTDTPWREQAQWWGDARVQSQNTFHLVNDDRPLVRGIRSIIGQQLPNGLTYGHAPTMAHTCVLPDFSLIWMMTLWDHWWQTGDTDLFLEQWPNVQKVLRYFRTEGLGEAGLLKYDPRYWLFLDWCDLHDTGTPTLLNLWHAWMLDALAEVCDAADREEDAYVLRAERTEQLERIDAVLFDADAGLYIDGLDASGEHVPRHSIHCQTLALLAQLRNDAPLHQRIADYLAGDLHGGANPSSYWVTYVYDVAEKLGMEHAMLDHIARHWAPMLPYGGCFESFATDTYLVQETVSHAWAAHPLYHLMRTLGGIRQTAAGWDQVTFKPVTDWQRVGRCDTVFPTPHGNITVRWQRDDAVHLQLPETITADIRLPDVETTVTGGMHHWRLG; encoded by the coding sequence ATGCCCGTACCCGAGGAGCTGCCGCCCGATCATCCACTGCGGTCGGCAATGTGGATCTGGCCGCAAGGCTCCTACGAGGTGCTGCACAACATCTACGCGGACTTTCGGCGGAGCTTCGTGCTCGACGAAGTCCCGGCATCGGTTTCGATGCACATCACCGCCGACGCTCAGTACGTTTTGCACGTCAACGGGCACTACGTCAACCGTGGTCCAGCCCGCGGATACCAACGCAGTTGGCCGTTCGACACGCACGACATCGCCGAGCATCTCCAAATCGGCGAAAACATCATCGCCGTCCAAGTTCACAACCCCGGACGCGGGACGTTCCAGTACCGCCATGAGGACGCCGCCGGGCTGCTTTGCACGATCGAGTTGCCGGATCAACGCATCGTCACCGACGAGTCCTGGGGCACCCGACTCGACGCCACGCACAGCCGACTCACGCCCAAGCTCTCGGTGCAACTCGGCTACCAGGAGCATGTCGATCTCACCGACAGCCCGCCGCCCGATTTGGTCGGCGGGGATGCGTCCGACTACGACTGGCACCCGCCGCGGATGGCGTATGTGTTCGGCCATGAACCGTGGTCGGGCATGACCGAGCGCGGCGTTCCGCACCTTACGACCGACATCATCGACTACGAGCCGATCGACGGCGCGACGTTGGCGTTCGACCTGGGACGAACACGACTGGGAACGCTCCGCCTCGACATTGATGCCGAAACGCCGACTGAATTGGAAATCAGTTTCGTTCAAGCCGTCGACGCCGACGGCGAGCCGATCCTGCCGCCGAAGACCGTCCGCAACCGCATCGACATGGCCGCCAAACTGCGCGTCGACGCGGGTCAAACGCATTGGGAGGCATTCCAACCGATCGGGCATCGCTACCTGTTCATCCAAGCATCCGGCGAAGTGCGAGTCATGCCGACGCTGCGTGAGACGATTTACCCCCTGGACATCGCCGGCACGTTCGAGACCGACGATGCCGAGGTCGATGCGATCTGGGAGATGTGCCGCGAAACCCAGCGGGTGTGTCTGACCGACGCGTATACCGATACGCCTTGGCGGGAGCAGGCGCAGTGGTGGGGAGACGCGCGGGTGCAGAGCCAGAACACGTTCCACCTCGTCAACGACGATCGGCCGTTGGTCCGCGGCATCCGCTCCATCATCGGCCAGCAACTGCCCAACGGCCTGACCTACGGCCACGCGCCGACGATGGCGCACACCTGTGTGCTGCCCGACTTTTCGCTCATCTGGATGATGACGCTTTGGGATCACTGGTGGCAGACCGGCGACACCGACTTGTTCCTCGAGCAATGGCCGAACGTGCAGAAGGTACTGCGCTACTTCCGCACCGAAGGATTGGGCGAAGCCGGTCTGCTCAAGTACGACCCGCGGTACTGGCTCTTCCTTGATTGGTGCGACCTTCACGACACGGGTACGCCGACGCTGCTGAATCTCTGGCACGCCTGGATGCTCGATGCGCTGGCCGAAGTCTGCGATGCGGCCGATCGCGAAGAGGACGCGTACGTCCTACGGGCCGAACGCACCGAGCAACTCGAGCGGATCGACGCGGTGCTCTTCGATGCCGACGCGGGTTTGTACATCGACGGCCTCGATGCCAGTGGCGAGCACGTGCCGCGTCACTCGATCCATTGCCAGACGCTCGCCTTACTCGCCCAGCTACGCAACGACGCACCGCTGCACCAGCGCATTGCCGACTACCTCGCCGGCGATCTCCACGGCGGTGCGAACCCGTCAAGCTACTGGGTCACCTACGTCTACGACGTCGCCGAGAAGCTCGGCATGGAACATGCCATGCTCGATCACATCGCCCGACACTGGGCACCAATGCTCCCGTACGGCGGCTGCTTCGAGTCCTTCGCCACCGACACGTATCTTGTTCAGGAAACGGTTTCTCACGCCTGGGCCGCGCATCCGCTGTACCACCTCATGCGTACCCTCGGCGGCATTCGCCAGACGGCGGCCGGATGGGATCAGGTCACGTTCAAACCCGTCACCGACTGGCAACGCGTCGGTCGGTGCGACACCGTCTTCCCGACGCCCCACGGCAACATCACCGTCCGCTGGCAACGTGATGATGCCGTCCACCTCCAACTGCCCGAGACCATCACCGCCGACATTCGTCTGCCCGACGTCGAAACGACCGTCACCGGTGGCATGCATCACTGGCGTTTGGGGTGA
- a CDS encoding serine hydrolase domain-containing protein, whose amino-acid sequence MQRTLELLNQGIAEGLHPGYQICVIRGGETVVDHHAGEARTGVPMTGDTLTLWMSAGKPITAIAVAQQVSAGRVDLNTPVAEYIPDFGQGGKGTITVAHVLTHTSGFRKVGSNWSTEPWDKVIERMCAAEIEPGWVPGETAGYHVASGWYVLGEIVRRVDPRQRSLEVYLRDEVFEPMGMADSWIGMPASRYADYGTRVGMAWHTEKGETKPMPFPHTQLGCTLCRPGGNARGPARELARFYQQLLEDRTSDPVIRTFTQHQRDGLKDLTFGAVLDWGYGFLMNDDRGKRLPYGYGPHASPRTFGHSGNQSSCAFADPQHDLAVAWVTNGLPGELAHQRRQHALNTAIYEDLAIS is encoded by the coding sequence ATGCAGCGGACGCTCGAACTGTTGAACCAAGGCATCGCGGAGGGCTTGCACCCGGGCTACCAGATCTGCGTGATCCGCGGCGGCGAGACGGTCGTCGATCACCACGCCGGCGAAGCGCGGACGGGCGTGCCGATGACGGGTGACACGCTGACGCTCTGGATGAGTGCCGGCAAACCGATCACGGCGATCGCGGTGGCACAGCAGGTGTCGGCGGGGCGGGTCGACCTGAACACGCCCGTCGCCGAGTACATCCCCGACTTCGGCCAGGGCGGCAAGGGCACGATCACCGTCGCGCATGTGCTGACGCACACGAGTGGCTTTCGCAAGGTCGGCAGCAACTGGTCGACCGAGCCGTGGGACAAGGTGATCGAGCGGATGTGCGCGGCGGAGATCGAGCCGGGCTGGGTGCCGGGCGAGACGGCGGGGTATCACGTTGCGAGTGGTTGGTATGTGTTGGGCGAGATCGTGCGCCGGGTCGACCCGCGGCAGCGCTCGTTGGAGGTGTACCTGCGCGACGAGGTGTTCGAGCCGATGGGCATGGCCGACAGTTGGATCGGCATGCCGGCGTCGAGGTACGCCGACTACGGCACGCGCGTCGGCATGGCGTGGCACACCGAGAAGGGCGAGACCAAGCCGATGCCGTTCCCGCACACGCAACTCGGCTGCACGCTCTGCCGACCCGGCGGCAATGCACGGGGGCCGGCCCGGGAGTTGGCCAGGTTCTACCAGCAACTGCTCGAAGACCGCACGAGTGATCCGGTGATCCGCACGTTCACCCAGCACCAGCGCGACGGGCTCAAGGACCTGACCTTCGGTGCCGTGTTGGATTGGGGATACGGGTTCCTGATGAACGACGATCGCGGCAAGCGGCTGCCCTACGGCTATGGGCCGCACGCATCGCCGCGGACCTTCGGCCACAGCGGTAACCAATCGTCCTGCGCCTTCGCCGATCCGCAGCACGACCTGGCCGTGGCGTGGGTCACCAACGGCCTGCCCGGCGAACTCGCGCACCAACGACGACAGCACGCGCTCAACACAGCCATCTACGAAGATCTCGCGATCAGTTGA
- a CDS encoding aldose epimerase family protein, with the protein MQRELFGTTPDGHDVHRYTFSAGGVTLRVINLGGVVTEIHTPDRDGNTADVNLGYDTLPPYQKRHPYFGALVGRIAGRLTDGKFDLDGKSYQLGLNEPGEISHIHGGHDGFDQRLWTAEPIDDATLKLTLHSPDGDQGYPGNLDIAVTYKLTDDGAWTIEYSATTDAPTLVNPTNHAYFNLAGHDSGSIHDHVLQVHATENSPARADSVLTGAKHSVDGTVDDMREPVHLADRIDQLDQQHGSMYFVSGEPGTLRPAARLTHPATGRSMDVETTESMLQVYTGRNLDGNDIGKGGKPYSQFGGICLEAHGYPDGIHHPHLGDTVLRPGETYRQTTVYRFGTDG; encoded by the coding sequence ATGCAACGCGAACTCTTCGGCACCACGCCCGATGGCCACGACGTTCACCGCTACACCTTCTCCGCCGGCGGCGTGACGCTCCGCGTCATCAACCTCGGTGGCGTGGTCACCGAGATTCACACCCCCGATCGCGACGGCAACACCGCCGACGTCAACCTCGGCTACGACACCCTGCCGCCCTACCAGAAACGCCACCCATATTTCGGTGCATTGGTCGGACGGATCGCCGGCCGGCTTACCGACGGCAAGTTCGATCTCGACGGCAAGTCCTACCAACTCGGGCTCAACGAGCCCGGGGAGATCAGCCACATCCACGGTGGCCACGACGGCTTTGACCAACGACTTTGGACCGCCGAGCCGATCGACGACGCGACGCTCAAACTGACTCTTCACAGCCCCGACGGCGACCAGGGCTACCCCGGCAATCTCGACATCGCGGTGACATACAAGCTCACGGACGACGGTGCGTGGACGATCGAGTACTCGGCCACCACCGACGCGCCGACGCTGGTCAATCCGACCAACCACGCCTACTTCAACCTTGCCGGCCACGACAGCGGGTCGATCCACGATCACGTGCTGCAAGTCCATGCGACCGAGAACAGCCCGGCCCGCGCCGACTCGGTACTGACAGGCGCGAAGCATAGTGTCGATGGCACCGTCGATGACATGCGTGAGCCGGTGCATCTCGCCGATCGCATTGACCAACTCGATCAACAGCACGGCAGCATGTACTTCGTCTCCGGTGAGCCTGGCACACTCCGCCCCGCCGCCCGGCTCACGCACCCCGCCACAGGCCGGTCCATGGATGTTGAAACCACCGAGTCGATGCTCCAGGTCTACACCGGCCGCAATCTTGACGGCAACGACATCGGCAAAGGTGGTAAGCCCTACTCGCAGTTCGGCGGAATCTGCCTGGAAGCCCACGGTTATCCCGACGGCATTCACCACCCACATCTGGGCGACACCGTCCTACGACCCGGTGAAACCTACCGGCAAACAACCGTCTACCGCTTCGGCACGGACGGCTGA
- a CDS encoding DUF4038 domain-containing protein translates to MSPLSTTADRLVTDDGRVFPYIADTAWELFHRATPDEVDRYLDDRAAKGFTVIQAVVLAELGGESEPNHAGELALIDQDPTRPNPAYMDFVEDVIRRCGERGLRVALLPTWGSFVLRLWGNAPILINADNARAFGTWIGARFGHLDHLIWVLGGDRPPVHEGVDYRPVWREMAAGIKAAEQTPHLMSYHPKGKETSADHLAGEDWLDFHMCQSGHHRADPGPAELIRRMKAADPGKPCLDAEPCYEDHPMDFDPDVGWFDAGDVEAAIRAGLEAGGAGFAYGAHPIWQWFDHGREPVSHVRRPWHEALDLPGSSRVAELGQLIARSS, encoded by the coding sequence ATGTCACCGTTGTCAACCACCGCTGATCGCCTCGTGACCGATGACGGCCGGGTGTTCCCGTACATCGCCGATACCGCGTGGGAACTCTTTCATCGTGCGACGCCCGACGAGGTCGACCGCTACCTCGACGACCGCGCGGCCAAGGGTTTCACGGTGATTCAGGCCGTGGTCCTTGCCGAGCTCGGTGGCGAATCCGAGCCGAACCATGCCGGTGAGCTCGCGCTGATCGACCAGGACCCCACGCGACCGAACCCGGCGTACATGGACTTCGTCGAGGACGTGATCCGGCGTTGTGGCGAGCGGGGTCTGCGTGTTGCGCTGCTGCCGACGTGGGGCAGTTTCGTCCTGCGCCTTTGGGGCAATGCGCCGATCCTCATCAACGCCGACAACGCGCGGGCCTTCGGTACCTGGATCGGCGCACGCTTCGGCCATCTCGACCATCTCATCTGGGTCCTCGGTGGCGACCGGCCACCGGTGCATGAGGGCGTCGACTACCGGCCCGTCTGGCGCGAGATGGCCGCAGGGATCAAAGCCGCCGAGCAGACGCCGCACCTGATGAGCTACCACCCCAAGGGCAAGGAGACCAGCGCCGACCATCTCGCCGGCGAGGATTGGCTCGACTTCCACATGTGCCAGTCCGGCCACCACCGCGCCGACCCCGGCCCCGCCGAGCTGATCCGCCGCATGAAAGCCGCCGACCCGGGCAAGCCCTGCCTCGATGCCGAGCCGTGCTACGAGGACCATCCGATGGACTTCGATCCCGACGTCGGTTGGTTCGATGCCGGCGACGTCGAAGCCGCGATCCGCGCCGGACTCGAGGCCGGCGGCGCGGGGTTCGCCTACGGGGCCCATCCGATCTGGCAATGGTTCGACCACGGTCGGGAACCGGTCAGCCATGTCCGCCGACCCTGGCACGAAGCGCTGGACCTGCCCGGCAGTTCGCGTGTCGCGGAGTTGGGTCAACTGATCGCGAGATCTTCGTAG